The Cryptomeria japonica chromosome 9, Sugi_1.0, whole genome shotgun sequence DNA segment CTTACCGTGGGAACCAGAGCGAGAATAGGTCCTATCACTTGTTTTTCCAATTCTTCCTCAGTCATGTCAAATATTTTCCGTGTAGCATGCAATTTGTGAGGAAGCATTTGAGGATGCGCAACGTGATGAAGTGGGCCTAATGACACCATTTGTGGAACATAAGCGCTCTGTTTCACATTCGGGGACTTTATGAATCGACACCTTCTCAGATCTTCGGACGGAATTCAGACTTTGGTTGCGAAACCCATTTTCGACATCGGCAATCCACTTGTCTGCCATGGGAGATTGGGATATAACTTGATTTTGATTTAATTTCCCTGGTTGCAAAGAAATTCTCTTTCTACTTGCTTGGCGATGCAGATGACCCAAAAGAGAAACAGATTCGGATTTTAAAGGACATTCACTTGCAATGTCTCAGAAAAATTGTAGAAATAGAGACCAATTCACGAGGAAACCACGGTGAGGAATCTTTAGTTGCTCGTAAGTATATCCTCTTACTAAGCTTATAAAAGATTCATGGAAATTGCAATTTTGAAGCTTCTCCTTGCTTCCCAGAAAGTACTTGGAGGATTCATGGAAATTGTATGGCATTAATTTTGAAAGTACTTGGAGGattcattaaaattaattttgaagcTTCTCCTGGCTTCCCATGAAGTAGTTGGAGGATTCATGGAATTACAGGGCATCAATTTTGAACCTTCTCCTGGCTTCCCAGCAAGTAATTGGAGGATCCATGGAAATTGCATGGCAACGATTTTGAAGCTTCTCCTGACTTCCCAGCAAGTACTTGGAGGATCCATGGAAATTGCATGGCAACGATTCATGGAGCTTCTCCTGGCTTCCCAGCAACTACTCAGAGGATTCATGGAAATTGCATGGCATCAATTTTGAAGCTTCTCCTTGCTTCCCAGCAAGTACTCGGAGGATTCATGGAGCTTCTCCTGGCTTCCCAGCAAGTGCTTGGAAGATCCATGGAAATTGCATGGCATCGTCGCCTCCCAGCAAGTATTCGGAAGATTCAAGGAAAGCGTGGAGCATCAATTTTAAAACTTCTCCTGGCTTCGCAGCAATTACTTGGAGGATTTATAGAAATTGCAGGCCATTAATTTTGAAGCTTCTCCTGGCTTCACAGCAAGTACTTGGAGGATTCATGGAAATTACAGGGCATCAATTTTGAAGCTTCTCCTGGCTCCTGGCTTCCCAGGGCATCAATTTTGAGACATTGCCTTCAAAATCTGGATCTGTTTCTCCCGTATAAAAGGATCATCTGCATCGATAGCAAGGAGCAGGAGAATTTGTTTGCAACCAGGGAAATTAAATCGAAATCAAATTATATCCCAATCTCCCATGGCAGACCAGTTGATTATCAATGTTAGAATTGGGTTTCGGAACCACTATCTGGATTCCTTTCGAAGATCCGAAGAGGTGTCGATTTATAAAGTCCCCGAATTCCTTGTTAAGCTGAATCCGAGCGCTTATTTTCCTCAAATGGTATCATTAGGCCCACTTCATCATCACGTCCCGCATCCTGAAATGCTTCCTCATAAATTGCACGCTATGCGGAAAAGGTTTGACATCAGTGACGAGGAAAAAGTGATAGGAGATGTTCTCGCCCTGGCTCCGGAGGTAAGAAAATGCTACCAACACAACATCGAGTACGAAGATGAATATCCTTCTCGCATGCTCACTTTGGATGCTTGTTTTatcttacaaatatttagggctTTGGATATTAAAACAAAATCGGATCACTGTCTCTTTAATCGAAAAAATGTTGAATACACTGCATACCCCATTATAAGTAACATTCTGATGCTGGAGAACCAAATTCCACTCTCTGTTCTGCTCAAAATATTAGGGTTGCAGCTGAACATAGATGACGCAAGCGCATTTACAGAGCTCTCCGATTTGGTAGATTGTGCACGAATAGCAAAGTTGTTCTACTCTTCTAAGAAGGCGGCCCCTCAGCTTAGTAAAATTCCAGGCGCTGAAAAATGTAAGCATCTTTTGGATTTAATCCGTATGTATGTCATACATTCATTCCAACTCGATCAAGAAACCGACCAGCCAGCCGAGAGAAGAGAGGTTATAATCCCATCTGCTTCCAAATTAAGGCGTGCACAAAGATGGAGGGAGAATTTATGCAGACAAAGGGAGAACTTCTGAAGATTAGCATTAAGAAGAATAGATTTTACCTGCCCAGAATCAGAATCTTCTGGCATTTGAAATATGTGAGGCAGACGACATATGTGTAATATCAAGGTATGTTCATGTCATGTGTGAGCTGATTCATTCTGAAAGAGACGTCTCTGTCCTAAGAAAGGCTGAAATTATCAAGAGCTACAAGGGAAGCGACCGAGAAGTGGCCGATCTCTTCAAAACACTGAGCAAAGGCATACCTAGAAGCTACAAGGATCCGTTTGCTAAGGTGACAGAAGATGCAGATAAACATTATCATAGCAAAATTAAGGTCATGATCGCTGAATTCACAGACGACCATTGTTCAAGACCATGGAGAACTGTTTCTGTTATTGCAGCatgcatgcttttgctcttcacCGCCGTGCAAGCCATTTTCTCACTGCATCGTAAGCTTCTTCCAAATTAATCTCCTGCATTTGTAATTAGGCCTGCGCAAGTTTGCTAAACACTGTTCCTAGAATTTAGCAGCCCCACCTGAAGTTTAGTCTATTGCATGTAGGTATATCATCTTCATTTCTCTTGGATAATATCCCCCGCCCTATCATGCATTTTCATATAAGAGCTTTCTCTAATAGTTGCTTtgtgatgatattttgattgtacGGCAGAATATGACaggatttattttatatttataaggtTGCTATTCATAATTTCTTTGTATGAATTTGATTCCAGCAATGCAAGTAAATGTTGGTACGAAATTGAGTGTTTGACTTTTATTTGATAAAATTGATATAAAGCAGGTATTAATGTTAATTGTACtaaatgcatatatatattcaAGCATTAGTCTGACTCCTTTTTTATTCTAACATGTTTGCAAGTATTAAGTTTTTATGATAATGTTTACAATATGTTTGAGTCAACattggtttttgttgtttttttttgttttgttttgttttttttattcgACGACAGGTAATCACCAGTCTACCAGTCTATATTAATGAGATGAGTGTAAAATGTTTCTAAAAATTTAATATTGAATTATTAGTCATAACGATGCAGAGGTCTAaattgaaatgtttaaattgagatctttatatttttttttgaaaaaaaaactctGTTGTGATGTGCAATATTAATCTAGGAATTTTGAGATTTGTTATTAATCAATTAATATCTATAATTTGTGGCTTTGTTTTCGAGTGGGTATTTGTCAAATGGTAATTT contains these protein-coding regions:
- the LOC131858518 gene encoding uncharacterized protein LOC131858518, giving the protein MADQLIINVRIGFRNHYLDSFRRSEEVSIYKVPEFLVKLNPSAYFPQMVSLGPLHHHVPHPEMLPHKLHAMRKRFDISDEEKVIGDVLALAPEVRKCYQHNIEYEDEYPSRMLTLDACFILQIFRALDIKTKSDHCLFNRKNVEYTAYPIISNILMLENQIPLSVLLKILGLQLNIDDASAFTELSDLVDCARIAKLFYSSKKAAPQLSKIPGAEKYDICVISRYVHVMCELIHSERDVSVLRKAEIIKSYKGSDREVADLFKTLSKGIPRSYKDPFAKVTEDADKHYHSKIKVMIAEFTDDHCSRPWRTVSVIAACMLLLFTAVQAIFSLHLKPEAYNAASCRRRWLLISLAISTNLLSGCQKATNEIIYFRRIIKSYLGSDREAADLFKTQSKDNLFSSPWRTVSVMAACLIQVKVDEMYEEWKSAKASLSKKYEDADSMKAPHSSHSLPFSLGHSQKKSLSVGLRLLTKMGYKGKGIGIHGHGMVEPVKVEARPRYARLGYGEGEYSKALDAKNSLKEFTIAK